The Streptomyces durmitorensis genome contains the following window.
AGGCCGGGAAACACTCGCCGGCCGACGCCCTCCGCCGGGATCGACTGCGGGGCGCTGCTGACCGCGGGTTCAGCCTGGAGGGGGCTCACGAGATCAGCCTCACGGCCCAGCCCGCGCTGCACCGGGCGAGGTCGGCAGCACAGTCGCCTTGGTGCACGACGTCGCCCGGCTCGGTCGGCAGAGGCCGGCCGGCCTCCAGGTGGAGCAGGACGAGGTGGAAGGCACGCTGCCACTCCACCCGCCAGGACGCGTCGATGTCCTCCAGCTGCTCGCGCCGCTCGTCCGACATCGCCCCCGCCGACGACTTCACCGGCAGGCTCTCGGCCCGCCGCTGCTCGATCTCCTGCGCCTTGCGGGCGGCGGCCCGCGCGTTCTTCAGCCAAATCCCCACCCGATAGCCCTGATGCGCGGCGTCCAGCGGGGCCAGCAGGTGCCCGTTCACCTCGGCCCATCCACGCGCCGCCGCGAGACCTTCCTCCCACGCGACGTCGAAGTGCGACCACACCATGCCTAGCTTGTCCAGCTGCTAGATGCGGTCCTCGTTCATGTCTCCGCGGGCGTAGAAGCGCCGGTTGTCGGCGATCCACTGCCCGAGGGGGAACGCGGCGAGCGAGGCCAGCCACCCGCCTGGTCCTCGCCACCGGGCACACGGTAGGTGAAGGGCACCTTCAGGTCGCCGTGCTCG
Protein-coding sequences here:
- a CDS encoding helicase associated domain-containing protein, encoding MVWSHFDVAWEEGLAAARGWAEVNGHLLAPLDAAHQGYRVGIWLKNARAAARKAQEIEQRRAESLPVKSSAGAMSDERREQLEDIDASWRVEWQRAFHLVLLHLEAGRPLPTEPGDVVHQGDCAADLARCSAGWAVRLIS
- a CDS encoding helicase associated domain-containing protein yields the protein MPRDPAQLAAFINLRVLNPDHEHWRRGVEAAVIYAREHGDLKVPFTYRVPGGEDQAGGWPRSPRSPSGSGSPTTGASTPAET